A region of Stigmatopora argus isolate UIUO_Sarg chromosome 24, RoL_Sarg_1.0, whole genome shotgun sequence DNA encodes the following proteins:
- the mafaa gene encoding transcription factor MafAa: protein MATDLAMSAELPNSPLAIGYVNDFDLMKFEVKKEPPEAERYCHRLQSGSLSSTPISTPCSSVPSSPSFCTPSPGGQPNQSLSSGVTSTSSSGSNNHNNGGKPPLEDLYWIPSYQHHINPEALNLTPEDAVEALIGNAHHHHHHHHQAYEGFRGPQYAGEDLSTISAANHQHHHQPHHHHHHLHGHHIRLDERFSDEQLVSMTVRELNRQLRGFSKEEVIRLKQKRRTLKNRGYAQSCRFKRVQQRHMLETEKCTLQNQVEQLKQDVARLAKERDLYKEKYEKLASRSYSAGGPPNSRDPSGKQADFFM, encoded by the coding sequence ATGGCCACAGACCTCGCCATGagtgcagagctgccaaacagCCCGCTGGCCATTGGGTACGTGAATGACTTTGATTTGATGAAGTTTGAGGTGAAAAAGGAGCCCCCCGAGGCAGAACGCTACTGCCACCGCCTCCAGTCTGGCTCGCTCTCCTCGACCCCCATCAGCACGCCCTGCTCCTCCGTGCCTTCTTCGCCGAGCTTTTGTACTCCGAGCCCAGGCGGGCAGCCCAACCAGAGTCTCTCGAGCGGGGTCACCAGCACCAGCAGCAGCGGGAGCAACAATCACAACAACGGTGGGAAGCCTCCGCTGGAGGATCTCTACTGGATCCCAAGTTACCAGCATCACATCAACCCCGAGGCGCTTAATTTGACACCGGAGGACGCGGTGGAGGCCCTCATCGGGAACGCGcatcaccatcaccaccaccatcaccaagCCTACGAGGGCTTCCGCGGTCCGCAGTATGCGGGGGAAGACCTGTCGACGATCTCGGCGGCTAACCACCAGCACCATCAccaaccccaccaccaccaccaccacctccacgGCCACCACATCCGGCTGGATGAGCGCTTTTCGGACGAGCAACTCGTCAGTATGACCGTGCGAGAGCTCAACCGCCAGCTCCGTGGTTTCAGCAAGGAGGAGGTGATCCGGCTCAAGCAGAAAAGGCGCACCCTGAAGAACCGAGGGTACGCGCAGTCGTGCCGCTTCAAGCGAGTACAGCAGAGACACATGTTGGAAACCGAGAAATGCACCCTCCAGAACCAGGTAGAGCAGCTCAAGCAGGATGTGGCTCGCCTCGCCAAGGAGAGGGATCTTTACAAAGAGAAGTACGAAAAGCTGGCCAGCCGGAGCTACAGTGCCGGCGGACCTCCGAACTCGAGGGATCCATCCGGGAAACAGGCCGACTTCTTCATGTGA